One genomic window of Bradyrhizobium sp. CCGE-LA001 includes the following:
- a CDS encoding glutathione S-transferase family protein, whose protein sequence is MLKLYYATGTCALATYITLEEAGADYTAERLSFKDNQQNSPAYLAINPKGRVPALVTDRGVLTETPAMLAYLAQVFPKAKLAPLDDPFDFAQVQSFNSYLCSTVHINHAHKMRGARWATQESSFADMKAKVPQTMAACFSLMEQKMFRGPWVMGEQFTICDPYLYTLSTWLEGDSVDINATPKIADHFKRMSDRPAVRKVMEAQKA, encoded by the coding sequence ATGCTCAAGCTCTACTACGCCACCGGCACCTGCGCGCTCGCCACCTACATCACCCTGGAGGAGGCGGGCGCCGACTACACGGCCGAACGGCTGAGCTTCAAGGACAACCAGCAGAACAGCCCGGCCTATCTCGCCATCAACCCGAAGGGCCGCGTCCCGGCGCTGGTGACCGATCGCGGCGTCCTGACCGAGACGCCGGCGATGCTGGCTTACCTCGCGCAAGTCTTCCCCAAGGCGAAGCTCGCGCCGCTCGACGATCCCTTCGATTTCGCCCAGGTGCAGTCGTTCAATTCCTATCTCTGCTCGACCGTGCACATCAATCACGCCCACAAGATGCGCGGCGCGCGCTGGGCGACGCAGGAAAGCTCGTTCGCCGACATGAAAGCGAAGGTCCCGCAGACCATGGCCGCCTGCTTCTCCCTGATGGAGCAGAAGATGTTCAGGGGGCCTTGGGTGATGGGCGAGCAGTTCACGATCTGCGATCCCTATCTCTACACGCTCTCGACCTGGCTCGAAGGCGACAGCGTCGACATCAATGCCACGCCGAAGATCGCCGACCATTTCAAGCGCATGTCGGACCGGCCTGCGGTCCGCAAGGTGATGGAAGCGCAGAAGGCGTAG
- a CDS encoding flavin-dependent oxidoreductase has protein sequence MTVLIAGGGIGGLTLALSLHGIGVPAKVFESVAELKPLGVGINVLPHAVRELIELGLMEKLDASGVRTRELAYFSKHGKPIWSEPRGLEAGYKWPQFSIHRGTLQQLLLDTAVERLGRENILTSHHLTGWTETADGVHADFIDRATGKAAGGYDGAILIAADGIHSAVREKLYPGEGPPIWNGRILWRGVTPAKAFLTGRTMIMAGHEILKFVCYPISKAPDEAGNHLINWVAERHMPPTYQWRREDYNRTARLEEFLPWFESWRFDWLDVPGLIRNCPHAYEYPLVDRDPVSQWTFGKVTLMGDAAHPMYPIGSNGASQAILDARTITREILVHGPTQAALLAYEAERRPATTDLVLLNRKNGPEQVMQLVEERAPDGYDVVTDVLSQQELEDIAANYKRVAGFQVEALNAKPAIVSKYARART, from the coding sequence ATGACCGTACTCATCGCCGGTGGCGGTATCGGCGGATTGACGCTTGCGCTGAGCCTGCACGGGATCGGCGTTCCCGCAAAAGTGTTCGAGAGCGTCGCGGAATTGAAGCCGCTCGGCGTCGGCATCAACGTGCTGCCACATGCGGTGCGCGAGCTGATCGAGCTCGGCCTGATGGAGAAGCTGGACGCCAGCGGCGTGCGGACGCGCGAGCTCGCCTATTTCTCCAAGCACGGCAAGCCGATCTGGAGCGAACCGCGGGGCCTCGAAGCCGGCTACAAATGGCCGCAATTCTCGATCCATCGCGGCACGCTCCAGCAGCTCCTGCTCGACACTGCCGTCGAGCGGCTCGGCCGCGAGAACATCCTCACCAGCCATCATCTCACCGGCTGGACCGAGACCGCCGATGGCGTGCACGCCGATTTCATCGACAGGGCGACCGGCAAGGCCGCAGGCGGCTACGATGGCGCGATCCTGATTGCCGCTGACGGCATCCATTCCGCCGTGCGAGAAAAGCTCTATCCCGGCGAAGGCCCGCCGATCTGGAACGGTCGCATCCTCTGGCGCGGCGTCACGCCGGCGAAAGCCTTCCTCACTGGCCGCACCATGATCATGGCCGGGCACGAGATCCTGAAATTCGTCTGCTATCCGATTTCGAAGGCGCCGGACGAAGCGGGCAATCATCTGATCAATTGGGTCGCCGAGCGCCACATGCCGCCGACCTATCAATGGCGCCGCGAAGACTATAACCGTACCGCGCGCCTCGAGGAGTTTCTGCCCTGGTTCGAAAGCTGGCGGTTCGACTGGCTCGACGTGCCCGGCCTGATCAGGAACTGCCCGCATGCCTATGAATATCCGCTGGTCGACCGAGATCCGGTGTCGCAATGGACGTTCGGCAAGGTCACGCTGATGGGCGATGCCGCGCACCCCATGTATCCGATCGGCTCGAACGGCGCCTCGCAGGCGATCCTCGATGCCCGCACCATCACGCGCGAGATTTTGGTGCATGGACCCACCCAAGCCGCGCTGCTCGCCTACGAAGCCGAGCGGCGGCCCGCGACCACCGACCTCGTCCTGCTCAATCGCAAGAACGGCCCGGAGCAGGTGATGCAGCTGGTCGAGGAGCGCGCGCCTGACGGCTACGACGTCGTCACCGACGTGCTGTCGCAGCAGGAGCTGGAAGACATCGCCGCCAACTACAAGCGCGTCGCGGGATTCCAGGTGGAAGCGCTGAATGCGAAGCCGGCGATTGTAAGCAAGTACGCGCGCGCAAGGACGTGA
- a CDS encoding PaaI family thioesterase, with product MVKTALDNFPRPPCAELLGWRLLDARPQEGWIRLGFDGKPEFCNPAGFIQGGMLSAMLDDTMGPAVLVMSDGRLYTTTISMTVNFLSPAKPGPIIGEAQVTQLGKTIAFVEGKLMSEDGTVLATASATERLLEAARVVK from the coding sequence ATGGTCAAAACAGCGCTCGACAACTTTCCAAGGCCGCCCTGCGCCGAACTGCTGGGCTGGCGCCTCCTCGATGCGCGCCCGCAGGAGGGCTGGATCAGGCTCGGCTTCGACGGCAAGCCGGAGTTTTGCAACCCCGCAGGTTTCATCCAGGGCGGCATGCTCTCGGCGATGCTTGACGACACGATGGGGCCGGCGGTGCTGGTGATGAGCGACGGCCGGCTTTACACCACGACCATCAGCATGACCGTGAATTTCCTCAGTCCGGCCAAGCCCGGACCGATCATCGGCGAAGCCCAGGTGACGCAGCTCGGCAAGACCATTGCCTTTGTCGAGGGCAAACTGATGTCGGAGGACGGCACCGTGTTGGCGACAGCGAGCGCGACTGAGCGATTGCTGGAAGCGGCGAGGGTGGTGAAGTAG
- a CDS encoding sensor domain-containing diguanylate cyclase, translated as MRALLHQAKNRLHAIEDHLTVRTQIAAAVAALSIVLVGTLAAGAALISYRNTATLIESSLTQIASTTSGRLDRFMATRQQEIKLFAELQPMQPLWQGDPAALRSALEALQRSFSDFAWIGFADAEGNVVAATGGLLQGKSVAARPWFRQGLKSVAIGDVHEALLLASLLTQRANNEPYRFVDIAVPVHDAAGKLLGVLGGHLDWNWASNLIKDAEATDGSAKTQLSILSKGGMVLVGPKQETVRYGGEDLAGILKTRVGTFRETADEQQMLTAFHVGTGYRDYQGLNWIVTASQPASVALAAAISSAYTILAIGAVTALTGLSLAILVSRRIAGPIIAITGEADRIGRAHGPTMLARQSGSAEVVQLSRALRSLLRRIGLAEERTKEAELRATENAMQLQEDMLKLRQLADTDFMTGLMNRRSFLAVADDAVAFCRRYKRNMATLMIDIDHFKKINDTHGHAAGDDAIKRVAEIVSQSIRTTDKAARFGGEEFVVLLREIDQETAVLLADRIRTSIESATVRHGNIVIPLTVSVGLALFDESDRDVQDVIERADQGLYVAKKTGRNRTFLMPAEDQRAARAA; from the coding sequence ATGCGCGCGCTGTTGCACCAGGCCAAGAACCGCCTGCACGCAATTGAAGACCACCTGACGGTACGGACGCAGATCGCCGCTGCCGTGGCGGCCTTGTCGATCGTCCTCGTTGGCACCCTCGCTGCCGGCGCCGCGCTCATCAGCTATAGAAATACGGCGACCCTCATCGAGAGCAGTCTGACGCAGATCGCCTCCACAACTTCGGGCCGCCTCGACCGCTTCATGGCAACGCGCCAGCAGGAAATCAAGCTGTTCGCGGAGCTGCAACCGATGCAGCCGCTATGGCAGGGCGATCCGGCCGCGCTGCGCAGCGCGCTCGAAGCTCTCCAGCGCTCCTTTTCCGACTTCGCATGGATCGGCTTTGCCGATGCCGAAGGCAACGTCGTCGCCGCAACCGGTGGCCTGCTGCAAGGCAAGTCCGTGGCAGCGCGGCCGTGGTTCAGGCAGGGCCTGAAGAGCGTCGCCATTGGCGATGTGCATGAGGCTCTCCTGCTCGCCTCGCTGCTGACGCAGCGCGCCAACAACGAACCCTATCGCTTCGTCGACATCGCCGTTCCCGTGCACGACGCCGCGGGCAAGCTGCTCGGCGTGCTCGGCGGACATCTCGACTGGAATTGGGCCAGCAACCTGATCAAGGACGCCGAAGCCACTGACGGCAGCGCCAAGACGCAGCTGTCTATACTCAGCAAGGGCGGTATGGTCCTGGTCGGACCAAAGCAGGAGACCGTCCGCTATGGCGGCGAGGACCTCGCCGGCATTCTGAAGACCCGCGTCGGCACCTTCCGCGAGACCGCGGACGAGCAGCAGATGCTGACCGCATTCCACGTCGGCACGGGTTACCGCGATTATCAGGGACTGAACTGGATCGTCACCGCGAGCCAGCCGGCGAGTGTGGCGCTCGCGGCCGCGATCTCGTCGGCGTACACGATCCTGGCCATCGGTGCCGTGACGGCACTGACAGGACTGTCCCTGGCCATCCTGGTCTCGCGCCGGATCGCCGGTCCGATCATCGCCATCACCGGGGAAGCCGACCGCATCGGTCGCGCCCACGGCCCCACCATGCTGGCGCGGCAGAGCGGCTCGGCCGAGGTCGTGCAGCTCTCGCGCGCGCTGCGCTCGCTGCTCCGCCGCATCGGCCTTGCCGAAGAGCGTACGAAGGAGGCCGAGCTGCGCGCCACCGAAAACGCGATGCAGCTTCAGGAGGACATGCTGAAGCTGCGCCAGCTCGCCGACACCGACTTCATGACCGGTCTGATGAACCGCCGGTCCTTCCTCGCCGTCGCCGACGACGCGGTCGCGTTCTGCCGCCGCTACAAGCGCAACATGGCGACGCTGATGATCGACATCGATCATTTCAAGAAGATCAACGACACCCATGGCCATGCTGCCGGCGACGACGCCATCAAGCGCGTCGCCGAGATCGTCAGCCAGTCGATCCGGACCACCGACAAGGCCGCGCGCTTCGGCGGCGAGGAGTTCGTGGTGCTGCTGCGCGAGATCGACCAGGAGACCGCCGTGCTGCTCGCCGATCGCATCAGGACCTCGATCGAGAGCGCGACGGTGCGCCACGGCAACATTGTCATTCCCCTCACGGTCTCGGTCGGGCTCGCGCTGTTCGACGAGAGCGACCGCGACGTGCAGGACGTCATCGAGCGCGCCGACCAGGGCCTCTATGTCGCCAAGAAGACCGGCCGCAACCGCACATTCCTGATGCCGGCGGAAGACCAGCGCGCCGCCCGCGCCGCCTGA